The Pseudomonas allokribbensis genome has a window encoding:
- a CDS encoding NAD(P)-dependent oxidoreductase: protein MFETLAAKNESTWHLKCTPVHVQSQSWGIVQTDLKTSSREEHDMELGFIGLGTMGAPMVLNLLKAGHRVRVWNRSSAPLEELARAGAEPVDTPALAAQADVLISMLGDDTAIRSVFLDAKALDGLQAGSVHVNMSTVSVALAKELAALHEARGVGYVSAPVLGRVDVAAAGNLNILASGPAAALVRVQSLFDVLGRKTWHFGEAADVACAAKLSANLMVASAIESLAEASTLAGGYGISRAAFIDMITSTLFPVPVYQGYGKQMADERFEPAGFKLSLGLKDVRLVLEAGEAAQVPLPFASVLKDNLLDGMAHGQADQDWASLSRVSDRRAGVK from the coding sequence GTGTTTGAAACCCTTGCCGCGAAGAATGAATCAACGTGGCACTTGAAATGTACGCCTGTACACGTACAATCGCAATCGTGGGGCATTGTACAAACGGATTTGAAGACCTCATCGAGAGAGGAACACGACATGGAACTGGGATTTATCGGTCTGGGCACGATGGGTGCGCCGATGGTGCTGAACCTGCTGAAGGCCGGGCATCGGGTCCGCGTGTGGAATCGCTCGTCGGCACCGCTGGAAGAGCTGGCCAGGGCTGGCGCCGAACCTGTCGACACCCCCGCGCTGGCAGCGCAGGCCGACGTGCTGATTTCAATGCTTGGCGATGACACGGCGATCCGCTCGGTGTTCCTCGACGCCAAGGCGCTGGACGGTCTGCAGGCCGGCAGCGTTCACGTCAACATGTCCACGGTGTCCGTGGCGCTGGCCAAAGAGCTGGCGGCCCTGCACGAGGCGCGCGGCGTCGGTTATGTGTCGGCGCCGGTGCTGGGGCGGGTCGATGTGGCGGCCGCCGGCAATCTGAATATTCTCGCCTCGGGGCCTGCCGCAGCACTGGTCCGGGTGCAGTCGCTGTTCGATGTGCTGGGGCGCAAGACCTGGCACTTCGGTGAAGCCGCCGACGTGGCGTGCGCCGCCAAACTGTCGGCCAACCTGATGGTCGCCTCGGCGATCGAGTCCCTGGCCGAAGCCTCGACCCTGGCCGGTGGCTACGGGATCAGCCGTGCGGCGTTCATCGACATGATCACCTCGACGTTGTTTCCCGTTCCGGTCTATCAGGGTTACGGCAAGCAGATGGCTGATGAGAGATTCGAGCCGGCCGGCTTCAAATTGTCGCTGGGCCTCAAGGATGTGCGCCTGGTGCTGGAGGCCGGTGAGGCTGCCCAGGTGCCGTTGCCGTTTGCCAGCGTGTTGAAGGATAACTTGCTGGACGGCATGGCCCATGGTCAGGCCGATCAGGACTGGGCATCGCTGTCGCGGGTCAGTGACCGGCGTGCCGGCGTGAAGTAA